The sequence below is a genomic window from Bombus pascuorum chromosome 15, iyBomPasc1.1, whole genome shotgun sequence.
ccattagttacccaattacttgacacgacggatcagatccacagactaaaaagacaataccCTTTAGATTGAAGccttagattcaactagaatcaaacatactataaactcttataatcccagttacagtaccacgccaaaataatttacttataattctccatgagaattaattgtaaacagtataccaaataaaaaaaaaaaactgtatgCGTGCTGTATTACCTCCTCGTAACTCCGTGGACGGATATAAATTCCACTCAAGTCTTGCTCAATGAGAAAAGGACAGTAAGCAGCTGTGACAGCAATTAAGACAAGGGAATCCGACAAATCTCTGTCGAAATTCTCGATGTTTCGAGCCTCCGCCACGTCTTTACTCTCATCGGGATTTAAAACCACGCGACGATCGGTCATCCACTCTTGTTTACGTGCCTCCTCATAATGCTGACGCAACCATTCCAACAAGAATGATTCatcaaaagaataattattgtcAGGTGACTTGAACGATATTTCTGCGCTGATGTTTCTAATTATCGTATTGTGAGTATCGTATTGCTTGCGGAAGCTGGAACATTCAAACGAGTACTTCTCAATCGACTGATTTTCCGATTAACTTCTGCAATTCTTAGAGAAAAAATTATGCCACGCGTAGGGATCCTACTGCATCCtggaataatttttccacgccgtaattttccataaatgtgtAAAAATCCGCTGCGTAATAACGACAGACACGTTAaagggaagaagaaattaCATGGGAAAGTAAGTTTCAAACTTTGTGACAATTGGTTGCAGTCAGTAGCTGACAATTTGTTTGAAGGCAACGtctgatatatgtataaatttaaacgaaCCTCGATATAGAAGGCACTGCAGATGCTCGTTGAATAGTAGATCGTCTGGAAGATTGCAGGGTGAACGAAGGCGAAGATTCGTCTTTACTTTTGTTCTCAGGAAAGAGCGGTAATACGAAACATTTGTACGTTTGCAAGATCACATCTAGCCAGCATTGTCTGCTACGACATTCGAACTTCAGCGGTGACAATTTTTCTTGCATCGACAATTCTATCCCCGATCTTCGTGTATGGGCCTGGAATATACATTTCTTGAGAAtcaagaaagaataaaagaaggaTTTCTCGACCAGGTATATTAAACATTTGCTatggaaatacaaaatacaaacttCGTCTTCAGTtagttataataatactagaagtttgatataattctattttctcttctgtaatatatttacttttaaagcgttggaaatttagaatttcgaatttttatttttgaatttgaCGGAAGAACTTTCCCTgcttatattaattaatgctTTCAGGGTCGAATTCTTTTCTATGAGAAAATTTAGTGTTATAATTACTTTAGAACGTGAACTTTCTAGAAGAACGATGTATTCCTCGTAATTGAGTAAAAATTGTGGTTGAACGTGGCACAAGTAAGCCCCATACTTCGTCAAGAACTGAAGAATATTGTCGTAAAGATTATATACGTAATTTATCCTGTCGATATCTTTTCCTGGCAGTTCTTTGCTGCGGAACGAAAATAGATttacatacatgtacatatagaggatgttttatgtaaatagaaaactcaaaataaaatttaaacttaaaataatgggaaatagaaaaaagcaATTCGGGAAAAGAATTAACtacaaatatattgtattatattatattacattaatatcgttatatttgaATTACATCGTTAGTTTCATAATACTCACAATCGTCCAATGTAATCATAAATTGTCGGCCCTATCAACGATTCGAGTACGCTCACAAACCCTAATTCCGAGCCTTTCCGTGTCGCAGCTTTAAAGTCTGTTGATTTCTTTGAATAATACTTGGACAGTATcattttaatgcacaaaatgTCAGCATAAAAGTTAAACTTGAAAGGCCCACTGTGCATCCACTCTTCGGCGGCCTTTAGTGTTTGgttcatataaatttcaaactcgctataattgaaataacatACAAAGATAAAAAGCGAAGCTATTCACAGCCGTTTTGAggcaattataaaatatttctattatgcTTCATTTCTTTCACAGAAGTAATGTCCAACTTAGAGATACAACTTGAAGAGGAgtgaatttgcatgaaaaggtaagttgaaaatgtagaataacaGTATTTTAGTACTGAGCTTTATTTCGGGATAAATCAATGTTGAAAATTCTTTGGCTATGCATTCACTTACGCTTACCTATATCTGGGCTGATGATAAGTCTAAAATtgtgataaaagaaattgtgtttttaatttatctcaCGTTATATCATTCTACGTTACAATAATAtgcatgaaaaatattcgaccTATGTCACTTTCATAGTAACTGGCGCGTCTAACAGATATCACCAGTCGTGATAAAGACAAATTAactatatataactatatatatatatatatatatataactctGAAGGAAACTCACTCGCTTTCACCAtcagaaggaaagaaaggataCTGCATTGCCTCCTGAAAATCTTCGACTTTTGATTCGGATCTTGGGGTGGATTCTTTTGATTTTTCGTTTGCAATTTCTACTAGGCCTTTCTTTGTATCTTCTCCCAATTTATCGGCGTTGTTAAGAATCTCTTTTTCGTATGGGACCTCCTGCGGTTCGTGCAACGCTAGTTTAAGCTTACTTTCCatcaatttttcaatcgaTATTCGACTCTTTCGACCGAAATACGTGAGAATGCCTATTCTTGGTTCTGACATTTGTCTCTGAAATTAAAGTATATAGGATCGAGGCATTCGCAGCGCGCGCATAATCGGAGTGAGTTCTTGTAAAAAGAAGATTCACTTACTGGCTTATAAGAGTTTACTTCGTATTCTTCGTCGTCAGTGAAACTGTCAGACGTTTTGGAAACTCGAGATACTCTTTTATCGATGCTCAGTGACCACTGAAAATCGATGATCGGGTTTCTTATATACATGTGCGTAGTCAGCAAATTGTTTTCGGATGTAGCATGAACAATTACAGGGCAGACAGCCATTCCATCGCTGTCAAAGAATTCAACGATCACGCGGAACGAAACAGACACATCGCTTTTGAAAACCATCTTCACCTCCAATTCTGAGTATCTGGCAAAAGACAGTTTACGATGAAGATTATTTCGATATTGTGTCTAATTGTAAAAAGACACATATGTACttcctattttattatttcaatgatacTTTCAAAATGTTATTAGTATCTCTcttgcggatttttatgcatttatgagaaattacctaaaaattacaaatatacaaaatgcaTGTAATGCAGAGACACAGAAAATACTATAGtaaagtatttatatacatatgtatacatatacagtataacttataaatgtatatgtataacatgattatatagaatttaatctaaattaatttttatccgAATATAGGTTAGTCGGATAGATACCTGTTCATTAGTATTCATTAGATTCATTCTTTATCTTAATTGGTTATCCGTTATTCCACTAAGATTGTATCGAACACTGGATACGATCAATTGCCTTAAATCTAACCTAATTTTAAACCATAAACATAAAAGCTAAGACATGCAGCCTATAACAAAGTAAAGTACTGGTTGCGATATTTAAGGAGCCAAATagatgtttatgtaaattacatttccttaataaaaatatgaagttGCATAAAAACCCACAGTCTGCCGATCACAAAatcacaatattttttgtagtgTTTCAAAGAATTACTTACTCGGAAGCAGGCACGATATTTGtgtcgataaaatttataagaagTACGTTTTCCGTATATTTTCCACTGGAATATTCAGGTAGCATAATGTTTGACAAGATAACCACATCTTTCTCGAAGTGTCGCATATACAATCGAAACTTCTTTTCCAGCAAAGTATTTAACGGCACGGGTACGAAGaatatttccgaaaattcCGCCTTGATAGTGCTGACAGGATATTCACCGATGAggcataatttattaaacatctCACCATTCGATTCATTGCGGATGAATATTGGCGCTTCGACCGAATAACTTCCTTGAGATTTGGGCTGAAACGACAGCAAAAACCTACACCTTTCCCCTTTTTGCAACGTACATCGAATGCAGTGCGAGTTAACAGTCGATTTTACACCCGCTGACCATTGAATCGAAAACGGACACGAGGCAATCGAGAAGTTGCTGATGTCTATTTGAACGATCTTCTCCTCCACTGATTCGCGATTTTCTATGCAGAATTCGTCTGTCACCTTTAGaatcgaaattttatatataacgaatAGAACGGTCGCCATTATTTTTAGAGTaactttgcaatttttaattttcagattttcGCGCGTTTACGAAGAATTggaaagaattggaaatttatagagcgcatatcgaatattatataaaatatataaaataataataaaaataattatattttatatattatataatatatttttatatattatataataataaaaataaaaataataaaatatataaaaaacaatataaaagcAAAGTTATAACATTTACTACGAGTGTTTTTTTTCGAGAAGATTATCTTTGTTGTTTCCATAATTGTACGCTTACGTTGTTCGTTAGGATGTTGAAATGAAACACCAGCTTGTTAAAGAAAATCAAGTGTCCAGCGACTGTACAATCAATCGGCATCGTCACGATGGTAGGAGGCAATTTTTGCAGAATGAGATTAGGTACGCCGATATAATGATTTTtgaattgtttcaaatattctgaAGGCTTAGACGATCTGTGACTCGTCATTAATGCCGGACCGAGCACATCGTTGATGATGATTGGGAGATAAAATGCGTAACTAGCCAAGTCGATGGGTTCGAAATGAAGATGAAAATCTTGGCTAGTGTTTGGTGCAAGCATAATGTCCTTATTGCCTGTTAAAAATGTAGAGAACTTACCTgggtgaaatttttattaaatatcacaCTACTACGTATATCAAgatctataattaattatgctAAATCGTGTTCGTCGTATatccgatattttatttaagaaaatatttatatttcaatatacgtATTGAACTAACTtgaatcaattttaaaatcttttttcagGGTTCCTTTTTTGAAATAACTGTAATAGCATACCAATTGATTATCAATAAATTCGAATTTAAACATACCTATTCCAGGATCTTGTCTCTGCGAGGATAATGAAATACGAAATTCTGGGTACTCATTTAGTAGAAATCTCAATTTTAGCATAGTCGGTCCAATATTTGATGCGGTAATTAAGCAATGTTGATACGCGGATGCACTTATCCGCCGTAAGTTAATGGAGTTGGGATGCAATTTTAATTGCGGGAATGTTACGTTGCCTGTGATTTTAAACTGAACGTTTACATGTTTCTGTATCGTTACACGAATCACCAGAGTAAAATGAAAGCATAAGCTGAATGTCAAATAAATCTGCAATGTACAAAGTAAGATTTCTTATTATCacagttatataaaaattgtcatAACAGATAAAAGGAGCCTGCGAAGGATGGCAGAGAGAAAGGGGAACAAATTTTGCGAAGGTCTAGTTATCGAAAGccaaaaggaaaaaagaaaatgcagtagtagagaaaaaataacaaaaccaatagaaataacagaatatagagtaatataatttatttagataagataataaataaaatataataaaatattattacgcaagATAATGATAagtaaacatattatatattatataatatatttttatatattatataataataaaaataaaaataataaaatatataaaaaataatataaaagcaaAGTTATAACATTTACTACGAGTATTTTTTTTCGAGAAGATTATCCTTGTTGTTTCCATAATTGTACGCTTATATAAACCTAAACTGAAAGGCAAAaggattataataaattaaaaaaagaaagtagaaGAAATCTGTAGCGCTAtcaggaaataaaaattagaacgATGTTAGGAAAATTCAGAAAGGACAACATTATCCTTAATTAGTATTAGAAAGTAAATAACAGAAAACTTTCGACTGCACTATGAATCTGCAAAGTTTCGTCAAAATCGGCTACACTTGGATAATCGTAATGCTCCTTGTAAGCTtatgttaatttaaattgttatgaattcttaatatcatttacaattaaatagaaatacgaTACCAATTGAGTATAAggttttttcatatttacctCGAAGATGGCAACTCCACGAGGTGCCAGTACTCCGTGAAGAGGACGAACAGTGCATCCATGAACCAAAGACGAAGTATCAACTTCGAATTCAATTTCGATGTATTCAAAATTCCTCAAAACGGCGACCGTTTTCGTCGGTAGATTTAGTGGAATGTCACCGACATTTATGAGGTCTTTGATGAAGTTAACTTTGGGCGTCTGTACTGGCATGCTCACGCGTACAGTACCGTAACTGCTGTTTTcacattttattatcaattcgGTGGAACTGAACTTTGTAAAGTCGGGCTTGTAGTATATATAACTGAACAACGAAGCGTTTCCACGGACTGCCCCCGATATTGGTTCAACGAAGAAGCAACACGTTGCGGGTACTTCCCATCTGATCGAAAATGGCAGAATTTTAACGGTTTCGATTATCGCTATAGGAATTGTTCATTCGTATATAAATTAACGTATGCGATGATGTCATACAATCTAATTCACTTTCCCTGGCCAAcgaaatcattttattttacttggACAAcataaaacttaaaaaaaacgaagctggcaccccgctgggggtagccacccacatgctatatttatttttattttattttttttttcttcaccaataagatataacactttaccaaatgtccataaggacaaattgtaagaaaaccaaaataaaataaaaaaaaaaaaaaattttactcgGACAAATTCCTCACCGGAAGCTCGTTTTCGCATCCAACTTATTCCTAATCTGAACAGTACAGTCCATCGGCcgataaatttcttctttgaccaaATCTTCTCCAAGCATCACTTCACGAGAGTCCAATGATAACTGTTTTTCAACGATATTAGCAGTAACACCAAGCTCGAACGAATGATTGTTATTGATAACGTAATCAATGTAACCATTGAATTTGCCGATATGGTGCGCTCGAAATTCAACTAATCGCGTGGCGTGCAGACCAGGTGGCAAAATAATTAGATTCCCCTTCGGGAAATGAATGCACTTGGAGGACAAGCTCGTGAGGCGAATCATGATTGGAAAGTCGTTCAAATTTTCGACGATCAGCTGTTGGTAATTGCGACTTCTTGGGACAACCTACGACAGTGTtgtacgatttttatttttgttatacgTGTGATAACGTAAGGGAGATGTTGGAACACGGTTAGAAGCGACATATAGGAAGGGAATAGCAAAAGTGAGGACAAGAgagaagaaatagaaggaGGAACCAGAAATAAGAAAGTTGTAAGATCAAAGAACGGAGGAAAGTCTAGTTAAGGGTACAAATATCCATGTATAGTACATGTATAGTGATTAAGGACATAAACTATGCAAAGATTAATGGATCTAGACTGGGACCACACGAGCGTTGAAATGATGCCCGTTGCATTACGTCGgttgtaaaaatataggaaagtATTGACAACAGAAGACATAGCTCCAATGACTTGTCAAGGACACTCTCCTGAGTAAGCTTCGAGAGATTTTAACCGCCACTCGGTATTgcttaaaaagttattaacaaaaatacattacattaagtttttatttcaaagaagCCATTTCCACAGAAGTACCAATTCCACGCGCAAGGAATCCAAAGAGGGTTCGATTTTTGTCCAAAAAACTTTGTAACAGACGCCGCGTTTCAACGCTCGGTGGACCCAGTCTAAAGAAATAGATTTAAGAgacaaggaaaataaaaagaaatgtaaaccGGAAGCCATCCTAAGCCGAAAAGTAAACATTATGAACAATACtaaagtaaataatacatataataatgttGGAAACATTTTGAAGTGTCACGTTAATATAACGATTTCTTTTAGTTTGAATATCAAAGATATGaagaaatataagtatacaaaaatttaatcaagtACTTACCATTCCAAAAGCAAATAAGGTAGGATACATGCGTACGTTGTATATTTGCAAAGGAGAAAGGGGTATTAAAACTTCGGTACTAGCTGTTAGAGTGGATAACATTTTGCCCA
It includes:
- the LOC132914901 gene encoding cilia and flagella-associated protein 47-like: MILKSFQVESLDKGILLNPGLSIHTVVTYSFKRPSLLRAVIPIEINGKILDYRVICKLLVEGISIEPKSIDFGIVDIGYSSGIKIITLRNEGGKSTRFSIDLGTNDLEITVHPMRGIVKPNKPVQLTVELIGMNEGSFFSEFWIKSVPNIRIPFNVKVIVPKLVIYHPNTTGDFTLIDFSQTVVNTRKYDSFVVRNISSQVASYVVLGEIDNELICVRDINRKKYPVYRVFEIRPIQGRIGPFEGIIFEVGFTPIDGLMHWRETVEEKSNTQEKDLMAFIRIVRVHVTETKHILRANDSIRDALTEALQTINHQKHVPIMNDYSSSTLTETSIESGLNDTVRLCLHGEMEAARLCFEPDILYFGELYVGEDSQRVLRISNPLKFATLLCSYVRNASARCYPETIMLKPGGSIEVLLKVRGKENVNSSFEVYFDTAADSCESTTTRRQTKIKVGRNAVQCRVNVKLLTTVKRSCLSRGRSIFDDYCESTWKPLTDNRKTPSTQPLSIKPRMIKSKKGIIEIKCEDHEEIIQKVAHIPKWKHKDVSGTEKCLASMGKMLSTLTASTEVLIPLSPLQIYNVRMYPTLFAFGMVVPRSRNYQQLIVENLNDFPIMIRLTSLSSKCIHFPKGNLIILPPGLHATRLVEFRAHHIGKFNGYIDYVINNNHSFELGVTANIVEKQLSLDSREVMLGEDLVKEEIYRPMDCTVQIRNKLDAKTSFRWEVPATCCFFVEPISGAVRGNASLFSYIYYKPDFTKFSSTELIIKCENSSYGTVRVSMPVQTPKVNFIKDLINVGDIPLNLPTKTVAVLRNFEYIEIEFEVDTSSLVHGCTVRPLHGVLAPRGVAIFEIYLTFSLCFHFTLVIRVTIQKHVNVQFKITGNVTFPQLKLHPNSINLRRISASAYQHCLITASNIGPTMLKLRFLLNEYPEFRISLSSQRQDPGIGNKDIMLAPNTSQDFHLHFEPIDLASYAFYLPIIINDVLGPALMTSHRSSKPSEYLKQFKNHYIGVPNLILQKLPPTIVTMPIDCTVAGHLIFFNKLVFHFNILTNNVTDEFCIENRESVEEKIVQIDISNFSIASCPFSIQWSAGVKSTVNSHCIRCTLQKGERCRFLLSFQPKSQGSYSVEAPIFIRNESNGEMFNKLCLIGEYPVSTIKAEFSEIFFVPVPLNTLLEKKFRLYMRHFEKDVVILSNIMLPEYSSGKYTENVLLINFIDTNIVPASEYSELEVKMVFKSDVSVSFRVIVEFFDSDGMAVCPVIVHATSENNLLTTHMYIRNPIIDFQWSLSIDKRVSRVSKTSDSFTDDEEYEVNSYKPRQMSEPRIGILTYFGRKSRISIEKLMESKLKLALHEPQEVPYEKEILNNADKLGEDTKKGLVEIANEKSKESTPRSESKVEDFQEAMQYPFFPSDGESDEFEIYMNQTLKAAEEWMHSGPFKFNFYADILCIKMILSKYYSKKSTDFKAATRKGSELGFVSVLESLIGPTIYDYIGRFKELPGKDIDRINYVYNLYDNILQFLTKYGAYLCHVQPQFLLNYEEYIVLLESSRSKAHTRRSGIELSMQEKLSPLKFECRSRQCWLDVILQTYKCFVLPLFPENKSKDESSPSFTLQSSRRSTIQRASAVPSISSFRKQYDTHNTIIRNISAEISFKSPDNNYSFDESFLLEWLRQHYEEARKQEWMTDRRVVLNPDESKDVAEARNIENFDRDLSDSLVLIAVTAAYCPFLIEQDLSGIYIRPRSYEEALHNAICVTNAWKKIRLGFVISPLEIIYPNCVKMLMLVRYLFNILPTYTPRAKIKFNCPLTETVTRQLNFTNPTVHSVGFLLLFFDNDNEFFTIVSSQPIINLNSHGTAVIKIQFHAKKIKETKAYLLFCGSTIGPHFSKNQVFILEGQADCLGIANEYTICSKLYQAVEKTLTINVPYENSTEYEIWTSEERPTKPNTLKQTRWSELRLRKIPRRLFLNQNSIVVKEGTKIAYLSVTVACLSPSHRSFWIIFQSKMGDFIIQINSQWQTSLTDNIVVEWDEQIEKCICMEQDYYNEMCRLNLTVPIPSKNKQLWSCVAYMFQKTLNPKERLFWSRYLDTQIGLRLIRWLMGNSADSAAMEFSHIFDATVTYNVIISDTSDILRFPQTFTINDVRPSADNVPMKIHLSPFVDQLCQITMTLVSVNGNERRVYKVSFLHV